A stretch of the Musa acuminata AAA Group cultivar baxijiao chromosome BXJ2-7, Cavendish_Baxijiao_AAA, whole genome shotgun sequence genome encodes the following:
- the LOC135582197 gene encoding phosphatidylinositol/phosphatidylcholine transfer protein SFH13-like isoform X1 encodes MTGMEGLHILEDRKERRSDVENSEDERRRLTIGALKKKALSASSRFTHSLKKRGKRKDVHRTSSVSIEDVRDVEEERAVYTFRKELISRELLPEKHDDYHILLRFLKARKFDREKAVQMWVDMLHWRKEFGTDTILEDFMFEELEEVLRHYPQGYHGVDKEGRPVYIERLGQVEPNKLMHITTVERYIKYHVQEFEKAFHEKFPACSVAAKRHIDSTTTILDVHGVGLKNFSKTARDLLLKMQKIDGDYYPETLHQMFIVNAGHGFRLLWNTVKGFLDPKTTSKIHVLGTKFQGTLLEVIDSSQLPDFLGGSCTCAAEGGCLKSNKGPWNNPNIMKLVQNAEAASLRHTRRMSDGDEAFAGPYLLKGRSSGTWTLESGSDVDDLASRTVEHSRLAPVCEEVRARDSTAYHSCDDHIVVVDKAIDCGRRGVQSNKGILDFENQGRSSYDIATPNPQDLLFSDSLSIGSRTITREDSGERFFQWLARVLIAFLIKILSYIHVIGFREGGLSNIHPSDAQNTAAQCSLSMENIEDRLSPCLERLQRLEMMFDELTNKHAEIPFEKERVLLESWDRIKHIEFDLEKTKRVLHATVMKQLDISESLDAMQDLKLRKRIFC; translated from the exons ATGACCG gcatggaaggtcTGCATATTTTGGAAGACAGAAAAGAAAGGAGATCAGATGTGGAGAACTCTGAGGATGAAAGAAGAAGATTGACCATAGGAGCTTTAAAGAAAAAGGCGTTAAGTGCTTCTTCACGGTTCACCCACTCTCTCAAGAAACGAGGGAAGAGGAAGGATGTTCACAGGACTTCTTCTGTTTCGATTGAGGATGTCAGGGATGTGGAAGAGGAACGTGCTGTCTACACATTTCGCAAGGAGCTAATTTCTAGGGAGTTGCTGCCAGAGAAACACGATGACTATCATATACTGCTCAG GTTTTTGAAAGCTAGAAAATTTGACCGTGAGAAAGCAGTTCAGATGTGGGTTGATATGCTTCATTGGAGAAAGGAATTTGGGACAGATACAATTTTGGAG GATTTTATGTTTGAGGAGCTGGAGGAAGTTTTGCGACATTATCCTCAAGGCTACCATGGAGTTGATAAAGAGGGAAGACCTGTTTACATTGAGAGGCTTGGGCAAGTGGAGCCAAATAAGCTTATGCATATCACTACTGTAGAACGGTACATAAAATATCATGTCCAGGAGTTTGAGAAAGCTTTTCATGAAAAGTTTCCTGCATGTTCAGTTGCAGCAAAGAGGCATATTGACTCAACAACCACTATTTTGGATGTGCATGGTGTG GGCTTGAAGAATTTCAGCAAGACAGCAAGAGACCTCTTGCTCAAAATGCAGAAAATTGATGGAGATTACTACCCTGAG ACTCTACATCAGATGTTCATTGTCAATGCCGGTCATGGTTTTAGGCTACTCTGGAACACTGTAAAGGGTTTTCTTGACCCAAAAACAACATCAAAGATACAC GTATTGGGAACCAAGTTCCAAGGTACATTACTTGAAGTCATTGATTCAAG TCAACTTCCAGATTTCTTGGGTGGCTCATGTACATGCGCTGCTGAAGGAGGGTGTTTGAAGTCCAATAAAGGACCTTGGAATAATCCTAACATCATGAAG ctTGTGCAAAATGCTGAAGCAGCATCACTTAGGCATACTAGACGTATGTCGGATGGGGATGAAGCATTCGCAGGGCCATATCTTTTGAAG GGAAGAAGTAGTGGTACATGGACACTTGAATCTGGATCAGATGTTGATGATCTTGCTTCTAGGACTGTTGAGCATAGTCGTTTAGCTCCAGTCTGTGAAGAA GTCAGAGCAAGAGATTCAACAGCTTACCATAGTTGTGATGACCATATTGTTGTGGTTGACAAAGCTATAGATTGTGGTAGAAGAGGAGTACAATCTAATAaaggaatcttggattttgaaaaTCAAGGACGGAGTTCATATGACATCGCAACACCAAATCCACAAG ATCTGTTGTTCTCAGATAGTCTGAGCATTGGGAGTCGCACTATCACCAGGGAGGATTCAGGAGAAAGATTTTTTCAGTGGCTTGcaagagtattgatagctttcttAATCAAAATTCTGTCATACATTCATGTTATTGGTTTTAGAGAGGGAGGGCTGAGCAACATTCATCCCTCAGATGCTCAAAATACTGCTGCCCAGTGCAGCCTATCTATGGAAAATATTGAAGATCGTTTGAGTCCCTGTTTGGAACGCCTTCAGAGGTTAGAAATGATGTTTGATGAGCTAACAAACAAGCATGCTGAGATTCCTTTTGAGAAAGAGCGTGTCCTGCTCGAATCTTGGGatcgaataaaacatattgagttTGACCTTGAAAAGACTAAAAGG GTCTTGCACGCCACAGTTATGAAGCAACTGGACATTTCTGAGTCATTAGATGCAATGCAGGACTTAAAACTTCGG AAGAGGATATTTTGTTGA
- the LOC135582197 gene encoding phosphatidylinositol/phosphatidylcholine transfer protein SFH13-like isoform X3 — MGMEGLHILEDRKERRSDVENSEDERRRLTIGALKKKALSASSRFTHSLKKRGKRKDVHRTSSVSIEDVRDVEEERAVYTFRKELISRELLPEKHDDYHILLRFLKARKFDREKAVQMWVDMLHWRKEFGTDTILEDFMFEELEEVLRHYPQGYHGVDKEGRPVYIERLGQVEPNKLMHITTVERYIKYHVQEFEKAFHEKFPACSVAAKRHIDSTTTILDVHGVGLKNFSKTARDLLLKMQKIDGDYYPETLHQMFIVNAGHGFRLLWNTVKGFLDPKTTSKIHVLGTKFQGTLLEVIDSSQLPDFLGGSCTCAAEGGCLKSNKGPWNNPNIMKLVQNAEAASLRHTRRMSDGDEAFAGPYLLKGRSSGTWTLESGSDVDDLASRTVEHSRLAPVCEEVRARDSTAYHSCDDHIVVVDKAIDCGRRGVQSNKGILDFENQGRSSYDIATPNPQDLLFSDSLSIGSRTITREDSGERFFQWLARVLIAFLIKILSYIHVIGFREGGLSNIHPSDAQNTAAQCSLSMENIEDRLSPCLERLQRLEMMFDELTNKHAEIPFEKERVLLESWDRIKHIEFDLEKTKRVLHATVMKQLDISESLDAMQDLKLRKRIFC, encoded by the exons ATGG gcatggaaggtcTGCATATTTTGGAAGACAGAAAAGAAAGGAGATCAGATGTGGAGAACTCTGAGGATGAAAGAAGAAGATTGACCATAGGAGCTTTAAAGAAAAAGGCGTTAAGTGCTTCTTCACGGTTCACCCACTCTCTCAAGAAACGAGGGAAGAGGAAGGATGTTCACAGGACTTCTTCTGTTTCGATTGAGGATGTCAGGGATGTGGAAGAGGAACGTGCTGTCTACACATTTCGCAAGGAGCTAATTTCTAGGGAGTTGCTGCCAGAGAAACACGATGACTATCATATACTGCTCAG GTTTTTGAAAGCTAGAAAATTTGACCGTGAGAAAGCAGTTCAGATGTGGGTTGATATGCTTCATTGGAGAAAGGAATTTGGGACAGATACAATTTTGGAG GATTTTATGTTTGAGGAGCTGGAGGAAGTTTTGCGACATTATCCTCAAGGCTACCATGGAGTTGATAAAGAGGGAAGACCTGTTTACATTGAGAGGCTTGGGCAAGTGGAGCCAAATAAGCTTATGCATATCACTACTGTAGAACGGTACATAAAATATCATGTCCAGGAGTTTGAGAAAGCTTTTCATGAAAAGTTTCCTGCATGTTCAGTTGCAGCAAAGAGGCATATTGACTCAACAACCACTATTTTGGATGTGCATGGTGTG GGCTTGAAGAATTTCAGCAAGACAGCAAGAGACCTCTTGCTCAAAATGCAGAAAATTGATGGAGATTACTACCCTGAG ACTCTACATCAGATGTTCATTGTCAATGCCGGTCATGGTTTTAGGCTACTCTGGAACACTGTAAAGGGTTTTCTTGACCCAAAAACAACATCAAAGATACAC GTATTGGGAACCAAGTTCCAAGGTACATTACTTGAAGTCATTGATTCAAG TCAACTTCCAGATTTCTTGGGTGGCTCATGTACATGCGCTGCTGAAGGAGGGTGTTTGAAGTCCAATAAAGGACCTTGGAATAATCCTAACATCATGAAG ctTGTGCAAAATGCTGAAGCAGCATCACTTAGGCATACTAGACGTATGTCGGATGGGGATGAAGCATTCGCAGGGCCATATCTTTTGAAG GGAAGAAGTAGTGGTACATGGACACTTGAATCTGGATCAGATGTTGATGATCTTGCTTCTAGGACTGTTGAGCATAGTCGTTTAGCTCCAGTCTGTGAAGAA GTCAGAGCAAGAGATTCAACAGCTTACCATAGTTGTGATGACCATATTGTTGTGGTTGACAAAGCTATAGATTGTGGTAGAAGAGGAGTACAATCTAATAaaggaatcttggattttgaaaaTCAAGGACGGAGTTCATATGACATCGCAACACCAAATCCACAAG ATCTGTTGTTCTCAGATAGTCTGAGCATTGGGAGTCGCACTATCACCAGGGAGGATTCAGGAGAAAGATTTTTTCAGTGGCTTGcaagagtattgatagctttcttAATCAAAATTCTGTCATACATTCATGTTATTGGTTTTAGAGAGGGAGGGCTGAGCAACATTCATCCCTCAGATGCTCAAAATACTGCTGCCCAGTGCAGCCTATCTATGGAAAATATTGAAGATCGTTTGAGTCCCTGTTTGGAACGCCTTCAGAGGTTAGAAATGATGTTTGATGAGCTAACAAACAAGCATGCTGAGATTCCTTTTGAGAAAGAGCGTGTCCTGCTCGAATCTTGGGatcgaataaaacatattgagttTGACCTTGAAAAGACTAAAAGG GTCTTGCACGCCACAGTTATGAAGCAACTGGACATTTCTGAGTCATTAGATGCAATGCAGGACTTAAAACTTCGG AAGAGGATATTTTGTTGA
- the LOC135582197 gene encoding phosphatidylinositol/phosphatidylcholine transfer protein SFH13-like isoform X2, which translates to MTGMEGLHILEDRKERRSDVENSEDERRRLTIGALKKKALSASSRFTHSLKKRGKRKDVHRTSSVSIEDVRDVEEERAVYTFRKELISRELLPEKHDDYHILLRFLKARKFDREKAVQMWVDMLHWRKEFGTDTILEDFMFEELEEVLRHYPQGYHGVDKEGRPVYIERLGQVEPNKLMHITTVERYIKYHVQEFEKAFHEKFPACSVAAKRHIDSTTTILDVHGVGLKNFSKTARDLLLKMQKIDGDYYPETLHQMFIVNAGHGFRLLWNTVKGFLDPKTTSKIHVLGTKFQGTLLEVIDSSQLPDFLGGSCTCAAEGGCLKSNKGPWNNPNIMKLVQNAEAASLRHTRRMSDGDEAFAGPYLLKGRSSGTWTLESGSDVDDLASRTVEHSRLAPVCEEVRARDSTAYHSCDDHIVVVDKAIDCGRRGVQSNKGILDFENQGRSSYDIATPNPQDLLFSDSLSIGSRTITREDSGERFFQWLARVLIAFLIKILSYIHVIGFREGGLSNIHPSDAQNTAAQCSLSMENIEDRLSPCLERLQRLEMMFDELTNKHAEIPFEKERVLLESWDRIKHIEFDLEKTKRVLHATVMKQLDISESLDAMQDLKLRRIFC; encoded by the exons ATGACCG gcatggaaggtcTGCATATTTTGGAAGACAGAAAAGAAAGGAGATCAGATGTGGAGAACTCTGAGGATGAAAGAAGAAGATTGACCATAGGAGCTTTAAAGAAAAAGGCGTTAAGTGCTTCTTCACGGTTCACCCACTCTCTCAAGAAACGAGGGAAGAGGAAGGATGTTCACAGGACTTCTTCTGTTTCGATTGAGGATGTCAGGGATGTGGAAGAGGAACGTGCTGTCTACACATTTCGCAAGGAGCTAATTTCTAGGGAGTTGCTGCCAGAGAAACACGATGACTATCATATACTGCTCAG GTTTTTGAAAGCTAGAAAATTTGACCGTGAGAAAGCAGTTCAGATGTGGGTTGATATGCTTCATTGGAGAAAGGAATTTGGGACAGATACAATTTTGGAG GATTTTATGTTTGAGGAGCTGGAGGAAGTTTTGCGACATTATCCTCAAGGCTACCATGGAGTTGATAAAGAGGGAAGACCTGTTTACATTGAGAGGCTTGGGCAAGTGGAGCCAAATAAGCTTATGCATATCACTACTGTAGAACGGTACATAAAATATCATGTCCAGGAGTTTGAGAAAGCTTTTCATGAAAAGTTTCCTGCATGTTCAGTTGCAGCAAAGAGGCATATTGACTCAACAACCACTATTTTGGATGTGCATGGTGTG GGCTTGAAGAATTTCAGCAAGACAGCAAGAGACCTCTTGCTCAAAATGCAGAAAATTGATGGAGATTACTACCCTGAG ACTCTACATCAGATGTTCATTGTCAATGCCGGTCATGGTTTTAGGCTACTCTGGAACACTGTAAAGGGTTTTCTTGACCCAAAAACAACATCAAAGATACAC GTATTGGGAACCAAGTTCCAAGGTACATTACTTGAAGTCATTGATTCAAG TCAACTTCCAGATTTCTTGGGTGGCTCATGTACATGCGCTGCTGAAGGAGGGTGTTTGAAGTCCAATAAAGGACCTTGGAATAATCCTAACATCATGAAG ctTGTGCAAAATGCTGAAGCAGCATCACTTAGGCATACTAGACGTATGTCGGATGGGGATGAAGCATTCGCAGGGCCATATCTTTTGAAG GGAAGAAGTAGTGGTACATGGACACTTGAATCTGGATCAGATGTTGATGATCTTGCTTCTAGGACTGTTGAGCATAGTCGTTTAGCTCCAGTCTGTGAAGAA GTCAGAGCAAGAGATTCAACAGCTTACCATAGTTGTGATGACCATATTGTTGTGGTTGACAAAGCTATAGATTGTGGTAGAAGAGGAGTACAATCTAATAaaggaatcttggattttgaaaaTCAAGGACGGAGTTCATATGACATCGCAACACCAAATCCACAAG ATCTGTTGTTCTCAGATAGTCTGAGCATTGGGAGTCGCACTATCACCAGGGAGGATTCAGGAGAAAGATTTTTTCAGTGGCTTGcaagagtattgatagctttcttAATCAAAATTCTGTCATACATTCATGTTATTGGTTTTAGAGAGGGAGGGCTGAGCAACATTCATCCCTCAGATGCTCAAAATACTGCTGCCCAGTGCAGCCTATCTATGGAAAATATTGAAGATCGTTTGAGTCCCTGTTTGGAACGCCTTCAGAGGTTAGAAATGATGTTTGATGAGCTAACAAACAAGCATGCTGAGATTCCTTTTGAGAAAGAGCGTGTCCTGCTCGAATCTTGGGatcgaataaaacatattgagttTGACCTTGAAAAGACTAAAAGG GTCTTGCACGCCACAGTTATGAAGCAACTGGACATTTCTGAGTCATTAGATGCAATGCAGGACTTAAAACTTCGG AGGATATTTTGTTGA
- the LOC135582197 gene encoding phosphatidylinositol/phosphatidylcholine transfer protein SFH13-like isoform X4, giving the protein MEGLHILEDRKERRSDVENSEDERRRLTIGALKKKALSASSRFTHSLKKRGKRKDVHRTSSVSIEDVRDVEEERAVYTFRKELISRELLPEKHDDYHILLRFLKARKFDREKAVQMWVDMLHWRKEFGTDTILEDFMFEELEEVLRHYPQGYHGVDKEGRPVYIERLGQVEPNKLMHITTVERYIKYHVQEFEKAFHEKFPACSVAAKRHIDSTTTILDVHGVGLKNFSKTARDLLLKMQKIDGDYYPETLHQMFIVNAGHGFRLLWNTVKGFLDPKTTSKIHVLGTKFQGTLLEVIDSSQLPDFLGGSCTCAAEGGCLKSNKGPWNNPNIMKLVQNAEAASLRHTRRMSDGDEAFAGPYLLKGRSSGTWTLESGSDVDDLASRTVEHSRLAPVCEEVRARDSTAYHSCDDHIVVVDKAIDCGRRGVQSNKGILDFENQGRSSYDIATPNPQDLLFSDSLSIGSRTITREDSGERFFQWLARVLIAFLIKILSYIHVIGFREGGLSNIHPSDAQNTAAQCSLSMENIEDRLSPCLERLQRLEMMFDELTNKHAEIPFEKERVLLESWDRIKHIEFDLEKTKRVLHATVMKQLDISESLDAMQDLKLRKRIFC; this is encoded by the exons atggaaggtcTGCATATTTTGGAAGACAGAAAAGAAAGGAGATCAGATGTGGAGAACTCTGAGGATGAAAGAAGAAGATTGACCATAGGAGCTTTAAAGAAAAAGGCGTTAAGTGCTTCTTCACGGTTCACCCACTCTCTCAAGAAACGAGGGAAGAGGAAGGATGTTCACAGGACTTCTTCTGTTTCGATTGAGGATGTCAGGGATGTGGAAGAGGAACGTGCTGTCTACACATTTCGCAAGGAGCTAATTTCTAGGGAGTTGCTGCCAGAGAAACACGATGACTATCATATACTGCTCAG GTTTTTGAAAGCTAGAAAATTTGACCGTGAGAAAGCAGTTCAGATGTGGGTTGATATGCTTCATTGGAGAAAGGAATTTGGGACAGATACAATTTTGGAG GATTTTATGTTTGAGGAGCTGGAGGAAGTTTTGCGACATTATCCTCAAGGCTACCATGGAGTTGATAAAGAGGGAAGACCTGTTTACATTGAGAGGCTTGGGCAAGTGGAGCCAAATAAGCTTATGCATATCACTACTGTAGAACGGTACATAAAATATCATGTCCAGGAGTTTGAGAAAGCTTTTCATGAAAAGTTTCCTGCATGTTCAGTTGCAGCAAAGAGGCATATTGACTCAACAACCACTATTTTGGATGTGCATGGTGTG GGCTTGAAGAATTTCAGCAAGACAGCAAGAGACCTCTTGCTCAAAATGCAGAAAATTGATGGAGATTACTACCCTGAG ACTCTACATCAGATGTTCATTGTCAATGCCGGTCATGGTTTTAGGCTACTCTGGAACACTGTAAAGGGTTTTCTTGACCCAAAAACAACATCAAAGATACAC GTATTGGGAACCAAGTTCCAAGGTACATTACTTGAAGTCATTGATTCAAG TCAACTTCCAGATTTCTTGGGTGGCTCATGTACATGCGCTGCTGAAGGAGGGTGTTTGAAGTCCAATAAAGGACCTTGGAATAATCCTAACATCATGAAG ctTGTGCAAAATGCTGAAGCAGCATCACTTAGGCATACTAGACGTATGTCGGATGGGGATGAAGCATTCGCAGGGCCATATCTTTTGAAG GGAAGAAGTAGTGGTACATGGACACTTGAATCTGGATCAGATGTTGATGATCTTGCTTCTAGGACTGTTGAGCATAGTCGTTTAGCTCCAGTCTGTGAAGAA GTCAGAGCAAGAGATTCAACAGCTTACCATAGTTGTGATGACCATATTGTTGTGGTTGACAAAGCTATAGATTGTGGTAGAAGAGGAGTACAATCTAATAaaggaatcttggattttgaaaaTCAAGGACGGAGTTCATATGACATCGCAACACCAAATCCACAAG ATCTGTTGTTCTCAGATAGTCTGAGCATTGGGAGTCGCACTATCACCAGGGAGGATTCAGGAGAAAGATTTTTTCAGTGGCTTGcaagagtattgatagctttcttAATCAAAATTCTGTCATACATTCATGTTATTGGTTTTAGAGAGGGAGGGCTGAGCAACATTCATCCCTCAGATGCTCAAAATACTGCTGCCCAGTGCAGCCTATCTATGGAAAATATTGAAGATCGTTTGAGTCCCTGTTTGGAACGCCTTCAGAGGTTAGAAATGATGTTTGATGAGCTAACAAACAAGCATGCTGAGATTCCTTTTGAGAAAGAGCGTGTCCTGCTCGAATCTTGGGatcgaataaaacatattgagttTGACCTTGAAAAGACTAAAAGG GTCTTGCACGCCACAGTTATGAAGCAACTGGACATTTCTGAGTCATTAGATGCAATGCAGGACTTAAAACTTCGG AAGAGGATATTTTGTTGA
- the LOC135582197 gene encoding phosphatidylinositol/phosphatidylcholine transfer protein SFH13-like isoform X5 — protein sequence MTGMEGLHILEDRKERRSDVENSEDERRRLTIGALKKKALSASSRFTHSLKKRGKRKDVHRTSSVSIEDVRDVEEERAVYTFRKELISRELLPEKHDDYHILLRFLKARKFDREKAVQMWVDMLHWRKEFGTDTILEDFMFEELEEVLRHYPQGYHGVDKEGRPVYIERLGQVEPNKLMHITTVERYIKYHVQEFEKAFHEKFPACSVAAKRHIDSTTTILDVHGVGLKNFSKTARDLLLKMQKIDGDYYPETLHQMFIVNAGHGFRLLWNTVKGFLDPKTTSKIHVLGTKFQGTLLEVIDSSQLPDFLGGSCTCAAEGGCLKSNKGPWNNPNIMKLVQNAEAASLRHTRRMSDGDEAFAGPYLLKGRSSGTWTLESGSDVDDLASRTVEHSRLAPVCEEVRARDSTAYHSCDDHIVVVDKAIDCGRRGVQSNKGILDFENQGRSSYDIATPNPQDSLSIGSRTITREDSGERFFQWLARVLIAFLIKILSYIHVIGFREGGLSNIHPSDAQNTAAQCSLSMENIEDRLSPCLERLQRLEMMFDELTNKHAEIPFEKERVLLESWDRIKHIEFDLEKTKRVLHATVMKQLDISESLDAMQDLKLRKRIFC from the exons ATGACCG gcatggaaggtcTGCATATTTTGGAAGACAGAAAAGAAAGGAGATCAGATGTGGAGAACTCTGAGGATGAAAGAAGAAGATTGACCATAGGAGCTTTAAAGAAAAAGGCGTTAAGTGCTTCTTCACGGTTCACCCACTCTCTCAAGAAACGAGGGAAGAGGAAGGATGTTCACAGGACTTCTTCTGTTTCGATTGAGGATGTCAGGGATGTGGAAGAGGAACGTGCTGTCTACACATTTCGCAAGGAGCTAATTTCTAGGGAGTTGCTGCCAGAGAAACACGATGACTATCATATACTGCTCAG GTTTTTGAAAGCTAGAAAATTTGACCGTGAGAAAGCAGTTCAGATGTGGGTTGATATGCTTCATTGGAGAAAGGAATTTGGGACAGATACAATTTTGGAG GATTTTATGTTTGAGGAGCTGGAGGAAGTTTTGCGACATTATCCTCAAGGCTACCATGGAGTTGATAAAGAGGGAAGACCTGTTTACATTGAGAGGCTTGGGCAAGTGGAGCCAAATAAGCTTATGCATATCACTACTGTAGAACGGTACATAAAATATCATGTCCAGGAGTTTGAGAAAGCTTTTCATGAAAAGTTTCCTGCATGTTCAGTTGCAGCAAAGAGGCATATTGACTCAACAACCACTATTTTGGATGTGCATGGTGTG GGCTTGAAGAATTTCAGCAAGACAGCAAGAGACCTCTTGCTCAAAATGCAGAAAATTGATGGAGATTACTACCCTGAG ACTCTACATCAGATGTTCATTGTCAATGCCGGTCATGGTTTTAGGCTACTCTGGAACACTGTAAAGGGTTTTCTTGACCCAAAAACAACATCAAAGATACAC GTATTGGGAACCAAGTTCCAAGGTACATTACTTGAAGTCATTGATTCAAG TCAACTTCCAGATTTCTTGGGTGGCTCATGTACATGCGCTGCTGAAGGAGGGTGTTTGAAGTCCAATAAAGGACCTTGGAATAATCCTAACATCATGAAG ctTGTGCAAAATGCTGAAGCAGCATCACTTAGGCATACTAGACGTATGTCGGATGGGGATGAAGCATTCGCAGGGCCATATCTTTTGAAG GGAAGAAGTAGTGGTACATGGACACTTGAATCTGGATCAGATGTTGATGATCTTGCTTCTAGGACTGTTGAGCATAGTCGTTTAGCTCCAGTCTGTGAAGAA GTCAGAGCAAGAGATTCAACAGCTTACCATAGTTGTGATGACCATATTGTTGTGGTTGACAAAGCTATAGATTGTGGTAGAAGAGGAGTACAATCTAATAaaggaatcttggattttgaaaaTCAAGGACGGAGTTCATATGACATCGCAACACCAAATCCACAAG ATAGTCTGAGCATTGGGAGTCGCACTATCACCAGGGAGGATTCAGGAGAAAGATTTTTTCAGTGGCTTGcaagagtattgatagctttcttAATCAAAATTCTGTCATACATTCATGTTATTGGTTTTAGAGAGGGAGGGCTGAGCAACATTCATCCCTCAGATGCTCAAAATACTGCTGCCCAGTGCAGCCTATCTATGGAAAATATTGAAGATCGTTTGAGTCCCTGTTTGGAACGCCTTCAGAGGTTAGAAATGATGTTTGATGAGCTAACAAACAAGCATGCTGAGATTCCTTTTGAGAAAGAGCGTGTCCTGCTCGAATCTTGGGatcgaataaaacatattgagttTGACCTTGAAAAGACTAAAAGG GTCTTGCACGCCACAGTTATGAAGCAACTGGACATTTCTGAGTCATTAGATGCAATGCAGGACTTAAAACTTCGG AAGAGGATATTTTGTTGA